A part of Candidatus Tanganyikabacteria bacterium genomic DNA contains:
- a CDS encoding IS66 family transposase gives MQDAPSLPQDLSGCHALLSEQSAALVELQAAREKLSQENAELNLTIEKLLAGHRRERFDDPAQLKLDLRGDEAAAEGAADAAADAEATIEYTVRRRVKKKKPRDEKLPEHLPRYEVEAPAAEADKQCAEHGPREIVGYDVTETLEFERPKLRVRVTKYPKFACPQHPECGLASPERPNSLVEGNRYDTSVAAEIIVAKNGFHMPIYRQQDWFGGCGWMPQRSTLLNILSSAAYTLEPLYLHYADFVRQSPVVSTDETGVKLLLPQHLPAAIPGDPKSQRIHQVLSEALAEHKPHIKARMWAYRSLDSHPANVFDFTVSRHRDGPRDFLAHYQGTLLGDCYSGFDSIVLDSASRMVRAACHAHARRYVYEARPYHPQEASVLLARYRELYDIEDQVRGQSPEEVLAMRRQRSAPIWAAMRAWLDGDAARRVLPKSRLGEAIRYLNNQWDALSVFLTDGRVPFDNNLTEQLMKQVATGRKNWLFVGSVEAGYRAAILLTIVSTAHRHHLDVWLYVRDVLDRLLSGERDLASLRADRWGLAHPEAVRQHRVE, from the coding sequence AGCCGCCCGCGAGAAGCTGTCCCAGGAAAACGCGGAGCTCAATCTCACGATCGAGAAGCTGCTGGCCGGGCATCGCCGCGAACGGTTCGACGATCCGGCTCAGTTGAAACTGGATCTTCGCGGTGACGAGGCGGCCGCCGAGGGCGCGGCGGATGCCGCCGCGGACGCAGAAGCCACGATCGAGTACACCGTCCGCCGCCGGGTCAAGAAGAAGAAGCCGCGCGACGAGAAACTGCCCGAGCATCTCCCGCGTTACGAGGTCGAGGCTCCGGCGGCCGAAGCGGACAAGCAATGCGCCGAGCACGGTCCGCGGGAGATCGTGGGGTACGACGTGACCGAGACCTTGGAGTTCGAGCGTCCCAAGTTGCGGGTGCGGGTCACGAAGTATCCCAAGTTCGCCTGCCCGCAGCACCCCGAGTGCGGCCTGGCCTCACCCGAGCGCCCCAACAGTCTCGTGGAAGGGAATCGTTACGACACCAGCGTGGCTGCCGAGATCATCGTGGCAAAGAACGGCTTCCACATGCCGATCTATCGCCAGCAAGACTGGTTCGGCGGGTGCGGCTGGATGCCGCAGCGGTCCACGCTCTTAAACATCCTGTCGAGCGCCGCCTACACGCTGGAACCGTTGTACCTGCACTATGCCGACTTCGTGCGTCAGTCGCCGGTGGTGAGCACGGACGAGACGGGCGTTAAGCTTTTGCTCCCTCAACACCTCCCGGCCGCGATTCCGGGCGACCCAAAGTCGCAGCGGATCCACCAAGTGCTCTCGGAGGCACTTGCGGAACACAAGCCGCACATCAAGGCCCGGATGTGGGCGTACCGGAGCCTGGACAGCCATCCGGCCAACGTGTTTGACTTCACGGTCTCGCGCCATCGGGATGGCCCGCGGGATTTTCTGGCACACTACCAGGGGACGTTGTTGGGGGACTGCTACTCGGGATTCGACTCGATCGTGCTGGACAGCGCGAGCCGCATGGTGCGGGCGGCCTGCCATGCCCATGCCCGGCGTTACGTGTACGAGGCCCGGCCGTACCATCCGCAGGAGGCGAGCGTCCTCCTGGCCCGTTACCGGGAGCTGTACGATATCGAGGATCAGGTGCGCGGGCAAAGCCCCGAGGAGGTGCTGGCGATGCGTCGCCAGCGGAGTGCACCGATCTGGGCGGCCATGCGAGCCTGGCTGGACGGCGATGCGGCAAGACGGGTGTTGCCGAAGAGCCGGTTGGGGGAAGCGATTCGATACCTGAACAACCAATGGGACGCGCTGAGCGTGTTTCTGACGGATGGGCGGGTGCCGTTCGACAATAACCTCACCGAGCAGTTGATGAAGCAAGTGGCGACCGGGCGAAAAAACTGGCTTTTCGTGGGCAGCGTCGAGGCTGGCTACCGGGCAGCCATCCTCTTGACCATCGTCAGCACAGCCCATCGGCACCACCTGGACGTGTGGCTGTACGTCAGGGACGTTCTCGACAGGTTGCTGTCCGGCGAACGTGATCTGGCCTCGCTCCGGGCGGACCGCTGGGGGCTTGCGCATCCCGAGGCCGTCCGCCAGCATCGGGTCGAGGA